A segment of the Allosaccharopolyspora coralli genome:
CGGGACCGCCCAGATCGACGTCCGGATCGCCCCGGTACGCAGCGACCCGGGTGATCAGCGACTGCACGTGATCGACCTGGATCGGGCGCTGGCGCAACATCCGCCAGATCTCGTCGACCAGCTTGTCGAGCACGCTGTCGTAGCCGATCTCGTCGGCCAGGTGCCGCAGCAGGTCCCGGACGAGTTGCGCCGTCCGGCCCTGGCGGACGCGTTCCGCCTCGCCGGGCGGGCTGAACAGCAACTCGAGGTTCGTCGCCAGCACCTGCGTGAGGAACTGGTGGGCCTGCTCGGCCGAGAGCGTCGGGTGCTCGAACTCGCCGCGGGCCACCGCCAGCATCCGCAGCTCGCTGGTCGCCTCCATCACGACGGTGTCGGTGTCCGCGCTGCTCAGCCCCGGGCCGACCAGTGCGGGGACCAGGATCTCCGGTGAGGCCCAGTCCGTGTCCTGGAACAGGCCTGCTTCCTCGAGCGCCTGTGCCCTGGCCTGCACCGACGCCGCCCCGCCCGGCTGCAGCAGCACTCGCCGCAATGCCTCCAGCACCCGGCGCAGCTTGGTGTGCTTGCCGAAGTCGCGGGTCTCGGCCATGGCCTGGACGGCCTCGTCGAGCGAGACCACACGTTTGTCCAACGTCGTGGTCCCGCCCGTGTCGTCGGCGGTCGGATTCACGGATGTCCCTCGGGTCGGTCTCCTGCGTCGGGTCCTCAGACGTAGAAGTCGAGCTCTTCCTGATTCTTCAACAGATCGCGCATGCGGTACGGGTCGTCGCCGAAGAAGTACACGAGGCCCCAGTGCGTGCCGAACGCGGTCCGCTTCGTGACCGTCTCCTCCAGCGGCGCCGACAGGTCGTGCGACTCATAGTAGTCGTCGTCCTCGGTCTTCTCCGGGATCGCCAGGTCGCTGACGACCCGGCGGCGGGGATAGACACCGAAGCACCCGGCGACGCCGTGGGCGTCGACGACCTCGCTCGGGAAGAAGGCGTCGATCTCCTCCTCCGTCGTCTTCGGGTCGAAGGCCAGCACCAAGCCCTGGTAGGCATTGAAGCCGTAGGCCCGCTCGAGCAGCTCGAAGACCTTGAACCCCGGCGGCCGGTAGGCGACCTCGCCGAAGTACATCTCGCCGTCGTTGGTGACGAAGTACTCCGGGTGCACGAACCCGAACTCGATGTCGAAGGTCTTGATGAGCTTCTCGATCTGTTCCGTGATCTGCGCACGGTAGCGCTCCAGCTCCGGCGTCGCCGGAACGAACACCGAGTAGCCGAGCGTGACGTACTCGGAGATGTTCAGGAACTTGATCTTCCCGTTGTGGATCCACGCCTCGACGGCGAACTCCCAGCCGTCGAGATGCGATTCCATGAGCAGTGGGAACTCTTCGTCCGGGATCGTGTCGATCTCGTCAGGGGTGCGGATGACCCGGTGTCCGAGGCAACCGGCTTTGTCGAAGGCCTTGATGTGGATGGGGTCGTTCGGGTCGCCGTCGAGCTTGAGCAGCGTCTGGTTGACCCGCTTGAGGAAGCGGATCACGTCGTCGCGATCGTGGGCCTCCTCGAAGATCCCGACCCGGATGCCGCCGAGCTGCGCGCGGCGCTTCATCAGCGCCTTGTCCCGCAGCAGCGTGGCCTGGCCGAACAGACGCGGGTTGTCCAGCAGGACGGCGTTGATCGCCCCGGCCCACTCCACGGTCTCCTCGTACAGCGGGATCGCGACGTCGACGCCCTCCTGCTTGAGGGTCTCGGCGATCTCCATCGAACGGTCGTTGAGCCGCTCGAAACTCCAGGGCACGTACGGGATGTCGTGTTCGGCGCAGTACTCCTCCGCCCAGTCCGGCGCCACGACGACGTAGCGACGATCGAAACGGTCGAGAGCCTCCACCGCGTTGAGACTCCAGCCGAGAAGCGCTACGTATCCCTTGTCCGGGTTCTTGGCAACCGGTTCGGCCTGGGGCATGGACCGTTCCTCCGTCCGATCTCTACAACGCGGCGGGCACACAGTACCCCGCGAGATCCCGAGACGTAACGAAGGCACGGCGGCTTCCCACGGCACCGGCGAAGTTCCGGCCGCCGGTACCGACTTGTGCCCGTCGGGCACGGTCACACGTGATCAGCCGGGGCACGGTGAGGGGCTCCGGCGTTCGGAGTTCGTGGCTCGCAAGGCAGGGCGTCTCGCCGCGTACGCTTGGTACTCAACAGGACCCCAACGCCGCGAGCGCGAACTGGGGCGGTGGTACCGGACCACCTCCCCAGGTTCCCAAATGCCCTCTCTCAGGCGTCGTAGTCGACGGTGACGGCGTCGGTGACCGGTAACGACTGGCAGGTGAGGACGAACCCGTCGTCGACCTCGGACCGCTCCAGGGCGAAGTTCCGGCGCATCCGCACCTCGCCGTCGGTGACCTTCGCCCGGCAGGTGCCGCACACGCCGCCCTTGCAGGCGAACGGCAGGTCCGGCCGCACCTTCTGGGCCGAGTCGAGCACCGGAGCGTCCTGAGGCAGCGTCAGCGCGCTCGTGCGCCCGTCGAGGACGAGGGTGACCTCGCTGCTCGGCCCCTCGACGCCCGCCTCCTCATGCCGCACCGGCTCCGGCGGCACGTCCACGTAGAACAGCTCCTGGTGCACCCGGGAGTCCGCGACCCCGTGATCGGCGAGCACCTCCTGAGCGTCGGTCACCATGCCGTGGGGGCCGCAGAGCCACCACTGGTCGACGCCCGCGGGGTCGATGACCGTGGACAACAAGGCCCGGATCTTGTCGCCGTCGAGCCTGCCGGTGAACAGCTCCGATTCGCGCGGTTCCCTGGAGAGTACGTGGACCAGCTCGAGCCGGTCGCGGTGCACGTCCTTCAGGTCTGCCAGCTCGTCGGCGAACATGACGGTCGCGCTGCTGCGGTTGCCGTAGACGACGGTCACGTCGGCGTTGGTCTCGCGCAGCACCGAGGCCGCGATCGAGAGCACCGGCGTGATTCCCGAGCCCGCCGCGAGCAGGACGTGACGCTCGTGGACGTCCAGGTCCGGACTGAATGAGCCGTTCGGCGGCATCACGTCGACCTCGTCGCCCGGCTTCACCTCGTTGACCAGCCAGGAGGAGAACAGTCCGCCGGGCACGAGGCGCACGCCGACGCGCGGCGCCGAGCCGTACGCCGCGCAGATGGAGTACGAGCGGCGTTCTTCGCGGCCGTCGACGTGGCGTCGCAAGGTCAGCGACTGGCCGGGCCGGAATGCGAAGTCCTCGCGCACTGAGTCGGGAACGTCGAAGGTGACCGCGACGGCGTCGTCGCACAGCCGCTCGACGTCCTGAACCCGCAGCGAGTGGAACGCGCGGCTCCGCGAGCGGGAGGAGGTGGTCTCGGCGCTGGTCACGTCAGATCTCCTTGAAGTGTTCGAACGGTTCGGAGCAACTGCGGCAGCGGCGCAACGCTTTGCACGCCGTCGAGCTGAACTCGGACAGTTCTTCGGTCTCCGGCGAGCCGCACTGCGGGCACGCCGCGTGCCTGCGGGTGGGGCCGAGGTTCAGCGGAACCGGTCCGGCAGCCTTCGGCGGGGCCTGACCGGGCGGAGCGACGCCGTACTCGGCGAGTGTGCGGCGACCGCTCTCGCTGATCCAATCCGTCGTCCACGGTGGGTCGAGCACGGTGCGCACCTCGACCTCGGTGTAGCCGGCGCGGTCGAGCGCGTGCGCGAGGTCGTCGCGCATCGTCGCCATGGCCGGGCATCCCGAGTACGTCGGGGTGATGTCGACGATCACTCCCCCGTCGTCCGTGGTCGACACCGACCGCAGGACACCGAGTTCTTCGAGGGTGACCATGGGAAGTTCGGGGTCGGTGACCCGCGCGGCCACCTGCCGTGCCGGTTCCCGTGTCGAAGGTCGGCCCATCGTCGTCACCACACCGCGTCCGGGTGGGCGCGGGCGAGGGTCTGCATCTCGGCGAGCAGGAACCCGAGGTGCTCGGTGTGCACGCCGTCGCGTCCGGCGAGTCCGGCCACCGCTCCGAGTGCGGGCCGATCCGGTGTGGACAGATCACCGGCGGGAAGAACCTGTGCGAGCACCGTGTCGAATTCGTCGCGCACAGCGGAGGATTCGACCGTGACGTCCACGCGCGCGAGCCGCGACTCCACTTCGTGGGTCGTGAACAGTTCGGCGACCAGCGGCCATACCGCGTCGAGTCCGGCCTGCATGCGCTCGGCGGAATACGCCGTTCCGTCGCCGAGGCGGACGGCCCACTTCGCGGCGTACTCGCGATGGTAGGTCAGCTCCTTCACGCCCTTGGCGGCGATCGCCGCGAGCACCGGGTCGACCGAATCGGTGAGTCGTGACAAGACCGCGAGCCGCCACGTGGAGAACACCAGCAGCCGCGCGATCGTCTCCGCGAAGTCCCCGTTCGGACACTCCACGAGACGGACGTTGCGGAACTGCCGGTCGTCCCGCCAGTACGCGAGATCGTCCTCGCTCCGGTCGGAGCCGTCGGACTGGCCGGCGCGGGCCAGCAGCAGCCGCGCTTGGCCCAGCAGGTCGAGAGCGATGTTGGCGAGCGCGACCTCGTCCTCCAGCTCCGGCGCGCCGGT
Coding sequences within it:
- a CDS encoding ATP-grasp domain-containing protein — protein: MPQAEPVAKNPDKGYVALLGWSLNAVEALDRFDRRYVVVAPDWAEEYCAEHDIPYVPWSFERLNDRSMEIAETLKQEGVDVAIPLYEETVEWAGAINAVLLDNPRLFGQATLLRDKALMKRRAQLGGIRVGIFEEAHDRDDVIRFLKRVNQTLLKLDGDPNDPIHIKAFDKAGCLGHRVIRTPDEIDTIPDEEFPLLMESHLDGWEFAVEAWIHNGKIKFLNISEYVTLGYSVFVPATPELERYRAQITEQIEKLIKTFDIEFGFVHPEYFVTNDGEMYFGEVAYRPPGFKVFELLERAYGFNAYQGLVLAFDPKTTEEEIDAFFPSEVVDAHGVAGCFGVYPRRRVVSDLAIPEKTEDDDYYESHDLSAPLEETVTKRTAFGTHWGLVYFFGDDPYRMRDLLKNQEELDFYV
- the paaE gene encoding 1,2-phenylacetyl-CoA epoxidase subunit PaaE, with amino-acid sequence MTSAETTSSRSRSRAFHSLRVQDVERLCDDAVAVTFDVPDSVREDFAFRPGQSLTLRRHVDGREERRSYSICAAYGSAPRVGVRLVPGGLFSSWLVNEVKPGDEVDVMPPNGSFSPDLDVHERHVLLAAGSGITPVLSIAASVLRETNADVTVVYGNRSSATVMFADELADLKDVHRDRLELVHVLSREPRESELFTGRLDGDKIRALLSTVIDPAGVDQWWLCGPHGMVTDAQEVLADHGVADSRVHQELFYVDVPPEPVRHEEAGVEGPSSEVTLVLDGRTSALTLPQDAPVLDSAQKVRPDLPFACKGGVCGTCRAKVTDGEVRMRRNFALERSEVDDGFVLTCQSLPVTDAVTVDYDA
- the paaD gene encoding 1,2-phenylacetyl-CoA epoxidase subunit PaaD is translated as MGRPSTREPARQVAARVTDPELPMVTLEELGVLRSVSTTDDGGVIVDITPTYSGCPAMATMRDDLAHALDRAGYTEVEVRTVLDPPWTTDWISESGRRTLAEYGVAPPGQAPPKAAGPVPLNLGPTRRHAACPQCGSPETEELSEFSSTACKALRRCRSCSEPFEHFKEI
- the paaC gene encoding 1,2-phenylacetyl-CoA epoxidase subunit PaaC codes for the protein MSFDNAYEALAEDHGGDESRWAFGTGFDDPLAGVDTTIPSTVDAQDLAAYCVMLGDDALVLSQRLTEWVTGAPELEDEVALANIALDLLGQARLLLARAGQSDGSDRSEDDLAYWRDDRQFRNVRLVECPNGDFAETIARLLVFSTWRLAVLSRLTDSVDPVLAAIAAKGVKELTYHREYAAKWAVRLGDGTAYSAERMQAGLDAVWPLVAELFTTHEVESRLARVDVTVESSAVRDEFDTVLAQVLPAGDLSTPDRPALGAVAGLAGRDGVHTEHLGFLLAEMQTLARAHPDAVW